In a genomic window of Apteryx mantelli isolate bAptMan1 chromosome 2, bAptMan1.hap1, whole genome shotgun sequence:
- the PRP4K gene encoding serine/threonine-protein kinase PRP4 homolog isoform X2: MAAAAEPELRAPEVEEADMSEKSVNEENGEISEGDQPQNKHSRHKKKKHKHRSKHKKHKHSSEEDKDKKHKHRHKHKKHKRKEVVDTSDKEDGPAKRTKIDFLAPLEDLEKQRALLKAELENELMEGKVQSGMGLILQGYESGSEEEGEINEKVRNGNRPTAKSNTKGKLEPVDNKTSSKKGSKSESKERTRHRSDKKKSKAGVDGIKEKTTRSKSKERRKSKSPYKRSKSQDQARKSRSPMLKRRSQEKNRKSKSPPEDRNKADDKSKSRDRRKSPVVNESKSRDRGRKSKSPVELRSKSKDRRSRSKDRKSRRTETDKDKKPIKSPSKDASSGKENRSPRRPGRSPKGRSLSPKQREKSRRSRSPLFNDRRSKQSKSPSRTQSPGRRARSRSAERKRRESERRRLSSPRTRTRDDILSRRERSKDVSPPSRWSPSRRRSRSPIRRRSRSPLRRSRSPRRRSRSPRRRDRGRRSRSRLRRRSRSRGGHRRRSRSKVKEDKFKGSLSEGMKAEQESSSDENLEDFDLEEEDEEAEIRQRRLQRQAIVQKYKGQTEDSNMSVPSEPSSPQSSTRSRSNSPDDILERVAADVKEYERENVDTFEASVKAKHNLMTVEQNNGSAQKKLLAPDMFTESDDMFAAYFDSARLRAAGFGKDFKENPNLRDNWTDAEGYYRVNIGEVLDKRYNVYGYTGQGVFSNVVRARDMARANQEVAVKIIRNNELMQKTGLKELEFLKKLNDADPDDKFHCLRLFRHFYHKQHLCLVFEPLSMNLREVLKKYGKDVGLHIKAVRSYSQQLFLALKLLKRCNILHADIKPDNILVNESKTILKLCDFGSASHVADNDITPYLVSRFYRAPEIIIGKIYDYGIDMWSVGCTLYELYTGKILFPGKTNNHMLKLAMDLKGKMPNKMIRKGVFKDQHFDQNLNFMYIEVDKVTEREKVTVMSTINPTKDLLADLIGCQRLPEDQRKKVHQLKDLLDQILMLDPAKRISINQALQHAFIQEKI, encoded by the exons AGTTGAAGAGGCTGATATGTCTGAGAAAAGTGTAAATGAAGAAAATGGGGAAATATCAGAGGGAGACCAACCTCAGAACAAGCACAGCcgacacaaaaaaaagaaacacaaacatcGAAGTAAGCACAAGAAACATAAACATTCTTCAGAAGAAGACAAGGACAAAAAACATAAACACAGACACAAACATAAGAAGCATAAACGGAAAGAGGTAGTTGATACCTCTGACAAAGAAGATGGACCAGCTAAAAGAACTAAAATTGATTTTTTAGCTCCTCTGGAAGACTTGGAGAAACAAAGAGCATTATTGAAAGCTGAACTTGAAAATGAATTAATGGAAGGAAAAGTCCAGTCTGGGATGGGATTAATATTGCAAGGTTATGAGTCAGGCTCTGAAGAAGAGGGGGAGATTAATGAAAAAGTGCGAAATGGAAATAGACCTACAGCTAAATCCAACACTAAGGGGAAATTAGAACCTGTGGACAATAAAACTAGTTCCAAGAAAGGAAGCAAGAGTGAATCAAAAGAAAGGACTAGGCACAGatctgacaaaaagaaaagcaaggcagGAGTTGATGGAATCAAAGAGAAAACAACAAGAAGCAAgtcaaaagagaggagaaaatccAAAAGTCCTTATAAAAGAAGTAAGTCTCAAGATCAGGCAAGGAAATCAAGATCTCCAATGCTTAAAAGGCGATctcaggagaaaaacagaaagtctAAATCTCCCCCAGAGGATAGGAATAAGGCAGATGATAAAAGTAAATCAAGAGATCGCAGAAAGTCTCCAGTtgtaaatgaaagcaaaagtCGAGATCGTGGCAGAAAATCCAAATCTCCAGTAGAACTAAGAAGCAAATCTAAAGATAGACGATCACGGTCCAAAGATAGAAAATCTAGGAGAACAGAGACTGACAAAGACAAAAAGCCAATTAAATCTCCTTCTAAAGATGCTTcttcagggaaagaaaacaggtcCCCCAGAAGGCCTGGCCGGAGCCCAAAAGGAAGAAGCTTATCTCCAAAACAACGTGAGAAGTCAAGAAGAAGCAGATCCCCTCTCTTTAATGATCGTAGATCTAAACAGAGTAAATCCCCTTCTCGAACCCAGTCTCCAGGCAGAAGAGCAAGGAGTAgatctgcagaaaggaaaagaagagaatcaGAAAGGAGGCGTCTGTCTTCACCCAG aaCACGGACAAGAGATGATATTTTGTCTAGGCGTGAAAGATCAAAAGATGTCAGCCCACCTAGTAGATGGTCCCCATCCAGAAGAAGGTCTCGGTCCCCCATTAGAAGGAGGTCTCGTTCACCCCTTCGACGGAGCCGATCTCCAAGAAGGCGGAGTAGGTCTCCTCGAAGGAG AGATAGAGGCAGAAGAAGTAGATCTCGTCTTCGAAGGAGATCCAGATCACGGGGTGGCCATAGACGTAGGAGTAGAAGCAAAGTTAAAGAAGACAAATTTAAAGGTAGTCTTTCTGAGGGTATGAAGGCTGAGCAGGAGTCCTCGTCAGATGAAAA TCTTGAAGACTTTGATTTggaagaagaagatgaagaagcAGAAATAAGACAAAGAAGGTTACAGCGGCAAGCAATTGTTCAG AAATACAAAGGCCAGACAGAAGACAGTAATATGTCTGTACCATCTGAACCAAGCAGTCCTCAAAGTAGTACACGTAGTCGCTCAAATTCACCAGATGACATCCTAGAAAGAGTAGCTGCTGATGTTAAAGAGTATGAGCGGGaaaatgttgatacatttgaGGCATCAGTAAAAGCCAAGCACAACCTAATGACAGTTGAACAGAACAATG GTTCAGCTCAGAAGAAGCTGCTAGCTCCTGATATGTTCACGGAATCAGATGATATGTTTGCTGCATACTTTGAT AGTGCTCGTCTAAGGGCTGCTGGGTTTGGAAAAGATTTTAAGGAAAACCCCAATCTCAGGGATAACTGGACTGACGCAGAAGGCTATTATC GTGTTAACATAGGCGAAGTTCTAGATAAACGTTACAATGTCTATGGTTATACGGGCCAGGGAGTCTTTAGTAACGTAGTGCGAGCCAGGGATATGGCAAGAGCAAACCAAGAAGTAGCTGTTAAAATCATCAGGAACAACGAACTTAT gcAAAAAACTGGCCTAAAAGAACTGGAATTTTTGAAGAAGCTCAATGATGCAGATCCTGATGACAAGTTTCATTGTCTACGATTATTCAGACATTTCTACCACAAACAGCATCTGTGTCTTGTATTTGAGCCACTCAG TATGAATTTACGAGAAGTGTTGAAAAAATATGGGAAAGATGTTGGTCTCCATATTAAAGCTGTGCGTTCCTACAGCCAGCAGTTGTTCCTGGCATTAAAACTTCTTAAAAGATGCAATATCCTACATGCAGACATTAAACCAGATAATATTTTG GTGAATGAGTCTAAAACTATATTAAAGCTTTGTGATTTTGGATCAGCTTCACACGTTGCAGATAATGATATCACACCATATCTTGTTAGTAGATTTTATCGAGCTCCTGAAATCA ttATAGGAAAAATCTATGACTATGGTATAGATATGTGGTCTGTAGGCTGCACACTATATGAACTTTATACAGGAAAAATACTCTTTCCTGGCAAAACCAATAACCATATGCTGAAACTAGCCATGGATCTCAAAGGAAAGATGCCAAACAAG ATGATTCGAAAAGGTGTGTTCAAAGATCAGCACTTTGATCAAAATCTCAACTTTATGTATATAGAAGTAGATAAAGTGACAGAAAGG GAGAAAGTTACTGTTATGAGCACCATTAATCCAACCAAGGACCTATTAGCAGACTTGATTGGGTGTCAACGACTCCCTGAAGACCAGCGTAAAAAAGTACACCAGCTAAAGGACTTGTTGGACCAGATTCTAATGTTAGACCCGGCTAAACGGATTAGCATCAACCAGGCTCTTCAGCATGCCTTCATCCAGGAAAAAATTTAA
- the PRP4K gene encoding serine/threonine-protein kinase PRP4 homolog isoform X1: MLYFPSIVFSTVRFRVEEADMSEKSVNEENGEISEGDQPQNKHSRHKKKKHKHRSKHKKHKHSSEEDKDKKHKHRHKHKKHKRKEVVDTSDKEDGPAKRTKIDFLAPLEDLEKQRALLKAELENELMEGKVQSGMGLILQGYESGSEEEGEINEKVRNGNRPTAKSNTKGKLEPVDNKTSSKKGSKSESKERTRHRSDKKKSKAGVDGIKEKTTRSKSKERRKSKSPYKRSKSQDQARKSRSPMLKRRSQEKNRKSKSPPEDRNKADDKSKSRDRRKSPVVNESKSRDRGRKSKSPVELRSKSKDRRSRSKDRKSRRTETDKDKKPIKSPSKDASSGKENRSPRRPGRSPKGRSLSPKQREKSRRSRSPLFNDRRSKQSKSPSRTQSPGRRARSRSAERKRRESERRRLSSPRTRTRDDILSRRERSKDVSPPSRWSPSRRRSRSPIRRRSRSPLRRSRSPRRRSRSPRRRDRGRRSRSRLRRRSRSRGGHRRRSRSKVKEDKFKGSLSEGMKAEQESSSDENLEDFDLEEEDEEAEIRQRRLQRQAIVQKYKGQTEDSNMSVPSEPSSPQSSTRSRSNSPDDILERVAADVKEYERENVDTFEASVKAKHNLMTVEQNNGSAQKKLLAPDMFTESDDMFAAYFDSARLRAAGFGKDFKENPNLRDNWTDAEGYYRVNIGEVLDKRYNVYGYTGQGVFSNVVRARDMARANQEVAVKIIRNNELMQKTGLKELEFLKKLNDADPDDKFHCLRLFRHFYHKQHLCLVFEPLSMNLREVLKKYGKDVGLHIKAVRSYSQQLFLALKLLKRCNILHADIKPDNILVNESKTILKLCDFGSASHVADNDITPYLVSRFYRAPEIIIGKIYDYGIDMWSVGCTLYELYTGKILFPGKTNNHMLKLAMDLKGKMPNKMIRKGVFKDQHFDQNLNFMYIEVDKVTEREKVTVMSTINPTKDLLADLIGCQRLPEDQRKKVHQLKDLLDQILMLDPAKRISINQALQHAFIQEKI, translated from the exons AGTTGAAGAGGCTGATATGTCTGAGAAAAGTGTAAATGAAGAAAATGGGGAAATATCAGAGGGAGACCAACCTCAGAACAAGCACAGCcgacacaaaaaaaagaaacacaaacatcGAAGTAAGCACAAGAAACATAAACATTCTTCAGAAGAAGACAAGGACAAAAAACATAAACACAGACACAAACATAAGAAGCATAAACGGAAAGAGGTAGTTGATACCTCTGACAAAGAAGATGGACCAGCTAAAAGAACTAAAATTGATTTTTTAGCTCCTCTGGAAGACTTGGAGAAACAAAGAGCATTATTGAAAGCTGAACTTGAAAATGAATTAATGGAAGGAAAAGTCCAGTCTGGGATGGGATTAATATTGCAAGGTTATGAGTCAGGCTCTGAAGAAGAGGGGGAGATTAATGAAAAAGTGCGAAATGGAAATAGACCTACAGCTAAATCCAACACTAAGGGGAAATTAGAACCTGTGGACAATAAAACTAGTTCCAAGAAAGGAAGCAAGAGTGAATCAAAAGAAAGGACTAGGCACAGatctgacaaaaagaaaagcaaggcagGAGTTGATGGAATCAAAGAGAAAACAACAAGAAGCAAgtcaaaagagaggagaaaatccAAAAGTCCTTATAAAAGAAGTAAGTCTCAAGATCAGGCAAGGAAATCAAGATCTCCAATGCTTAAAAGGCGATctcaggagaaaaacagaaagtctAAATCTCCCCCAGAGGATAGGAATAAGGCAGATGATAAAAGTAAATCAAGAGATCGCAGAAAGTCTCCAGTtgtaaatgaaagcaaaagtCGAGATCGTGGCAGAAAATCCAAATCTCCAGTAGAACTAAGAAGCAAATCTAAAGATAGACGATCACGGTCCAAAGATAGAAAATCTAGGAGAACAGAGACTGACAAAGACAAAAAGCCAATTAAATCTCCTTCTAAAGATGCTTcttcagggaaagaaaacaggtcCCCCAGAAGGCCTGGCCGGAGCCCAAAAGGAAGAAGCTTATCTCCAAAACAACGTGAGAAGTCAAGAAGAAGCAGATCCCCTCTCTTTAATGATCGTAGATCTAAACAGAGTAAATCCCCTTCTCGAACCCAGTCTCCAGGCAGAAGAGCAAGGAGTAgatctgcagaaaggaaaagaagagaatcaGAAAGGAGGCGTCTGTCTTCACCCAG aaCACGGACAAGAGATGATATTTTGTCTAGGCGTGAAAGATCAAAAGATGTCAGCCCACCTAGTAGATGGTCCCCATCCAGAAGAAGGTCTCGGTCCCCCATTAGAAGGAGGTCTCGTTCACCCCTTCGACGGAGCCGATCTCCAAGAAGGCGGAGTAGGTCTCCTCGAAGGAG AGATAGAGGCAGAAGAAGTAGATCTCGTCTTCGAAGGAGATCCAGATCACGGGGTGGCCATAGACGTAGGAGTAGAAGCAAAGTTAAAGAAGACAAATTTAAAGGTAGTCTTTCTGAGGGTATGAAGGCTGAGCAGGAGTCCTCGTCAGATGAAAA TCTTGAAGACTTTGATTTggaagaagaagatgaagaagcAGAAATAAGACAAAGAAGGTTACAGCGGCAAGCAATTGTTCAG AAATACAAAGGCCAGACAGAAGACAGTAATATGTCTGTACCATCTGAACCAAGCAGTCCTCAAAGTAGTACACGTAGTCGCTCAAATTCACCAGATGACATCCTAGAAAGAGTAGCTGCTGATGTTAAAGAGTATGAGCGGGaaaatgttgatacatttgaGGCATCAGTAAAAGCCAAGCACAACCTAATGACAGTTGAACAGAACAATG GTTCAGCTCAGAAGAAGCTGCTAGCTCCTGATATGTTCACGGAATCAGATGATATGTTTGCTGCATACTTTGAT AGTGCTCGTCTAAGGGCTGCTGGGTTTGGAAAAGATTTTAAGGAAAACCCCAATCTCAGGGATAACTGGACTGACGCAGAAGGCTATTATC GTGTTAACATAGGCGAAGTTCTAGATAAACGTTACAATGTCTATGGTTATACGGGCCAGGGAGTCTTTAGTAACGTAGTGCGAGCCAGGGATATGGCAAGAGCAAACCAAGAAGTAGCTGTTAAAATCATCAGGAACAACGAACTTAT gcAAAAAACTGGCCTAAAAGAACTGGAATTTTTGAAGAAGCTCAATGATGCAGATCCTGATGACAAGTTTCATTGTCTACGATTATTCAGACATTTCTACCACAAACAGCATCTGTGTCTTGTATTTGAGCCACTCAG TATGAATTTACGAGAAGTGTTGAAAAAATATGGGAAAGATGTTGGTCTCCATATTAAAGCTGTGCGTTCCTACAGCCAGCAGTTGTTCCTGGCATTAAAACTTCTTAAAAGATGCAATATCCTACATGCAGACATTAAACCAGATAATATTTTG GTGAATGAGTCTAAAACTATATTAAAGCTTTGTGATTTTGGATCAGCTTCACACGTTGCAGATAATGATATCACACCATATCTTGTTAGTAGATTTTATCGAGCTCCTGAAATCA ttATAGGAAAAATCTATGACTATGGTATAGATATGTGGTCTGTAGGCTGCACACTATATGAACTTTATACAGGAAAAATACTCTTTCCTGGCAAAACCAATAACCATATGCTGAAACTAGCCATGGATCTCAAAGGAAAGATGCCAAACAAG ATGATTCGAAAAGGTGTGTTCAAAGATCAGCACTTTGATCAAAATCTCAACTTTATGTATATAGAAGTAGATAAAGTGACAGAAAGG GAGAAAGTTACTGTTATGAGCACCATTAATCCAACCAAGGACCTATTAGCAGACTTGATTGGGTGTCAACGACTCCCTGAAGACCAGCGTAAAAAAGTACACCAGCTAAAGGACTTGTTGGACCAGATTCTAATGTTAGACCCGGCTAAACGGATTAGCATCAACCAGGCTCTTCAGCATGCCTTCATCCAGGAAAAAATTTAA